The following are encoded in a window of Glandiceps talaboti chromosome 5, keGlaTala1.1, whole genome shotgun sequence genomic DNA:
- the LOC144435027 gene encoding uncharacterized protein LOC144435027: MSKKIMTCGDDDIGENQTCCNGELFVTNGTPANGGKCCGFEDGAVGYNPQYRMCCQGHLYELTSTQQQCSQVNTIFYVSNMRGNDKGNCSLSLPCKTIQRAVDIAKPNDVITIDATNNHLYPYKLCTEDTTDTDQHYGVYIEKSLHINTVNGTAIINSLYDCSVFYFNGTQNTILNREPIEVSLTNLTIISGVSPNPNFGAAITSKDASLIIDNCHFENLISRRMAEGKRKFAILYELETAIGNSPFLFLMFNTYLLNSTGSVGIIVEQQQMSMDTLDVVIKNCSFENNKLSGIYLKVSNIGNFTGHIQDSNFTEHTENNKGGVLYLEESLDEKTHALCDLTEDIIKALDASVLNVTSSGYHPRNCVDRETWRQYWLCKKHLPAQNYSMHLSFSNVYFNDNSATSAGGAIFADMTSQSHLVINKVNFYGNEATGVTGRGGALYLSGGTVEVRNTNFVDNSAFFLGGCIYLNTDGDAVYMDNCVVSITHTNTRLLGALLWSDYEGNLTIKNTRFEADAKNTDKVNAIWHGSPKPFKLDDTTSVICDKGYNLNLTQKYNRKQYDVFFTCQACGPETYSLGASYSNGSDITNITCHHCPKGANCAATSLKSKANHWGYEEDDRVNFLLCPPGYCCHGNTDSICDDFQSCHDGRIGALCGNCQSGYTESITTICVANDKCEESDIIYWILVIVIIIFIIVFSLMLSGAFRKNKDAVTEYTNCDINTSNQHAHEELDIVVHDNGGTKLRPTKQSKGQIIILIDILKLVFFFYQIVALLARPRSSKDSIFIVPGLYFIVHLFSFQVLPDFLETCLPTLDNYITKTLFINLNVIIPVVGILLLFSVIVYIFRCIKRRRNTSQIAIDQSISDHLTFALSMCIVFGYICTLNIVFSFTNWVWISGELRLYYSGELDLVGPWFILSLCVLGMTAFPFLFMPLLVLRKSQKGRFSYLYFAVLCILPLPILVYEGCCAIYNYRKKNGKNSVSKSYVTTNGVVTFLRGNYREKLAWYWESVMLTRRFVLVACHFYIKDEFQRTIILVVLCLIILFHHVYTKPYKSDSVNNVETGILLILITVGLVNTIDAFCYTYGSQTCKPGQHVLNVLGIFESVITLLPLVVFFLTLLCFLLASIENTCFWKECCCGFAQTIIDKIWKDVDGNAPKEDQQRMLCCDEETADGTTNHNSTSSNQADSNLGNGAPKHSATRSISTPRTYRRQRYSRLPTEHLEVAAVCETNDDELNDLGTDSMPNDPVLLSASTEDPIVTTNSVTESPKPNQGNGSSQEVGEGAAANSKGKELIPEMRGDNNVYLKACLEQLTRIVNTADDPAILYTTNFTTTVFAAGVFNYEGGHLTIEQAGVNLFIPPGALPEDDEPRRFYIYVSTNDSDYPRLGADQTALSPVIRCGPTNFTFQKHILLSVKNCIDSKQSGSLKLWRSLSDVDQVTNWHDSSEGQHTLCICQGQDSISFIRELAMFCVISNTDYCMYKVTIFISLVNDRFTKVRVLLSRDTPADTELMKVKEQGTDSYQYREEMKVNLNKSDGDYKIELKEIKPIGWTLVDGENSKMVSKESLWMNNQGGGPCPAVTFLLERGYNQRSQAIGGVINLLKSGDKKPLCSLTFDDDLALA, from the exons ATGTCTAAGAAGATAATGACGTGTGGAGATGATGACATCGGGGAAAACCAAACGTGCTGTAATGGTGAATTATTTGTAACGAATGGTACGCCTGCCAATGGAGGAAAGTGCTGTGGGTTTGAGGACGGAGCTGTAGGGTATAACCCACAATACAGAATGTGTTGTCAGGGACATCTCTACGAGCTTACATCTACACAACAGC AATGTTCCCAAGTAAACACGATTTTCTACGTCTCCAATATGAGAGGGAATGACAAGGGGAACTGTTCTCTGAGTCTACCATGTAAGACTATACAACGTGCTGTTGATATAGCCAAACCTAATGACGTCATAACTATAGATGCCACTAACAACCACCTGTATCCCTATAAACTATGTACAGAAGACACAACTGACACTGATCAACATTACGGTGTATATATTGAAAAGTCACTGCATATAAACACAGTGAATGGTACCGCCATCATAAATTCCTTATATGACTGCAGCGTGTTCTACTTCAACGGTACACAGAATACCATACTAAACCGTGAACCAATAGAAGTGAGTCTTACAAACTTAACGATTATCTCGGGAGTCTCGCCAAATCCGAACTTCGGTGCCGCGATTACTTCGAAAGACGCATCCTTGATCATTGACAACTGTCATTTTGAAAATCTGATTTCACGACGCATGGCAGAGGGCAAACGAAAATTTGCCATTCTTTACGAACTAGAAACTGCAATCGGAAATTCGCCGTTTCTTTTCCTCATGTTCAACACATATCTCCTAAACAGTACCGGAAGTGTTGGTATCATAGTTGAGCAGCAGCAAATGTCCATGGATACACTAGATGTAGTAATCAAGAATTGctcatttgaaaacaacaagTTGTCTGGGATATACCTAAAAGTGTCAAATATTGGTAACTTCACTGGCCACATTCAAGATTCAAATTTTACTGAACACACAGAGAACAACAAAGGAGGGGTGCTCTATCTTGAGGAGTCGCTAGATGAGAAGACACACGCCCTCTGTGATTTGACAGAAGACATCATCAAAGCTTTAGATGCGAGCGTACTAAACGTTACTTCTAGTGGTTATCATCCAAGGAATTGTGTTGATCGAGAGACATGGAGACAGTACTGGTTGTGCAAAAAACATCTGCCGGCACAAAATTACTCAATGCATCTTAGTTTCAGTAATGTATACTTCAATGACAATAGTGCAACCAGTGCTGGGGGAGCCATATTTGCAGATATGACGTCACAAAGCCACCTGGTAATCAACAAAGTTAACTTTTATGGAAATGAAGCCACTGGAGTTACTGGCAGAGGTGGTGCTTTATATCTCTCTGGTGGAACAGTTGAAGTCAGAAATACAAACTTTGTCGACAATAGTGCATTTTTCCTCGGGGGATGTATCTACTTGAATACTGATGGAGATGCCGTTTACATGGACAACTGTGTTGTGAGTATCACGCACACAAATACACGTCTACTGGGAGCTCTTCTCTGGAGTGATTATGAAGGAAATCTCACAATCAAAAATACCAGATTTGAAGCTGATGCTAAAAATACAGACAAAGTCAATGCTATCTGGCATGGCTCACCCAAACCGTTCAAGCTAGATGACACCACATCTGTCATTTGTGATAAAGGCTATAACTTAAATCTAACACAAAAGTACAACCGAAAACAATACGATGTCTTCTTCACTTGCCAAGCCTGCGGTCCAGAAACATATAGCCTCGGTGCGAGTTATAGCAACGGAAGTGACATCACGAATATCACCTGTCATCATTGTCCTAAAGGCGCTAATTGTGCTGCAACAAGTCTTAAATCGAAAGCCAACCACTGGGGATACGAAGAAGATGATAGAGTCAATTTTTTGCTTTGTCCCCCTGGCTACTGCTGTCATGGCAACACCGATAGCATATGTGATGACTTTCAGTCATGTCATGATGGCAGGATTGGTGCATTGTGTGGTAATTGTCAATCTGGTTACACAGAATCCATTACAACGATTTGTGTGGCAAATGATAAGTGCGAAGAATCAGACATAATTTACTGGATCCTGGTGATTGTTATCATAATTTTCATCATCGTGTTTTCTTTGATGTTAAGTGGTGCTTTCAGGAAAAATAAGGATGCGGTAACTGAATACACCAACTGTGATATCAACACCTCGAATCAACATGCACATGAAGAACTAGATATAGTAGTACACGATAACGGTGGTACCAAACTGCGACCTACGAAGCAATCGAAGGGGCAGATTATTATTTTAATAGACATATTAAAGTTAGTATTCTTCTTTTATCAAATCGTGGCGTTGTTGGCGAGGCCTCGAAGTAGCAAGGACTCCATCTTCATTGTTCCGGGTCTATATTTCATTGTTCACTTGTTTAGTTTTCAAGTATTACCTGACTTCTTAGAGACATGCTTGCCAACCCTTGATAATTACATCACAAAAACCCTCTTCATCAATCTCAATGTCATAATTCCTGTTGTCGGTATTCTTTTGCTATTTTCCGTCATTGTTTATATCTTTAGATGCATAAAGAGACGTCGAAATACTAGTCAAATAGCCATTGACCAATCCATTTCGGATCACCTTACTTTTGCTCTGTCAATGTGTATAGTATTTGGGTATATATGCACTTTGAATATCGTATTTTCTTTCACTAATTGGGTTTGGATCAGTGGCGAGCTAAGGTTGTATTACTCTGGGGAACTCGATCTTGTTGGACCATGGTTCATTTTGTCCCTCTGTGTTCTCGGTATGACCGCATTTCCATTTCTGTTTATGCCACTATTGGTACTACGTAAATCCCAAAAGGGCAGATTTTCATATCTTTACTTCGCAGTACTTTGCATTCTGCCATTgcctatactagtatatgaaggATGTTGCGCTATCTACAACTATCGCAAGAAGAATGGCAAAAACAGTGTCTCGAAGTCATATGTTACAACGAATGGTGTAGTAACCTTCCTCAGGGGCAACTATCGCGAGAAACTTGCGTGGTATTGGGAGTCAGTGATGCTAACGAGGCGTTTTGTTCTCGTCGCCTGTCATTTTTATATCAAGGATGAATTTCAGCGTACAATAATTTTGGTTGTTCTGTGCTTGATTATTCTCTTTCACCATGTATATACAAAACCCTACAAGAGTGACAGCGTAAACAACGTAGAGACGGGAATACTACTCATTCTCATCACAGTCGGACTGGTCAATACCATCGATGCTTTCTGCTATACCTATGGATCACAAACCTGTAAACCAGGCCAACATGTTCTAAACGTACTTGGTATATTTGAATCTGTTATAACATTGTTACCGCTAGTCGTTTTCTTCCTCACGTTACTATGTTTCCTCCTTGCTTCAATTGAAAATACGTGTTTCTGGAAGGAATGCTGTTGTGGATTTGCCCAGACAATAATTGACAAAATTTGGAAAGACGTGGACGGTAATGCACCTAAAGAAGACCAGCAGCGTATGCTTTGTTGTGATGAAGAAACAGCAGATGGTACAACTAACCACAATAGTACTAGTAGCAACCAGGCCGACAGTAATCTTGGTAATGGAGCTCCTAAGCACAGTGCTACTAGAAGCATCAGTACCCCACGAACATATCGTCGACAGAGATACTCTCGCTTACCCACAGAACACCTCGAAGTTGCTGCAGTTTGCGAAACAAACGATGATGAATTGAATGATTTGGGAACTGACTCCATGCCGAATGATCCAGTGTTACTTTCTGCATCAACAGAAGATCCCATCGTCACAACGAATTCTGTAACAGAAAGTCCTAAACCGAACCAGGGAAATGGATCGAGTCAAGAAGTCGGTGAGGGTGCCGCGGCGAATTCAAAGGGAAAAGAACTGATACCTGAAATGAGAGGTGATAACAATGTCTACTTGAAAGCATGTTTAGAGCAGTTAACCCGAATTGTGAATACGGCAGACGACCCCGCAATTCTTTACACAACAAATTTTACGACAACGGTATTCGCTGCTGGCGTTTTCAACTATGAAGGAGGGCATTTAACGATAGAACAGGCAGGCGTCAATCTGTTCATTCCACCAGGAGCTTTACCTGAAGATGACGAACCAAGACGATTCTATATCTATGTGTCAACAAACGACAGCGACTATCCAAGACTTGGTGCAGACCAAACAGCTCTTTCCCCGGTCATTCGATGTGGTCCAACAAACTTCACTTTCCAGAAACATATCCTACTGTCAGTGAAAAACTGCATCGACTCAAAACAATCTGGAAGCTTAAAGCTGTGGAGAAgtttatctgatgtggaccaagTGACGAACTGGCACGATTCCAGTGAGGGACAACACACTCTTTGTATTTGCCAAGGACAGGACAGCATATCCTTCATCCGGGAGTTGGCAATGTTCTGTGTGATTAGCAACACCGActactgtatgtacaaagtgaCAATATTCATCTCTCTTGTGAACGACAGATTCACAAAAGTAAGAGTTCTGTTGTCTAGAGACACACCAGCTGATACAGAG CTGATGAAAGTAAAGGAACAGGGCACGGACAGCTACCAATACAGAGAGGAAATGAAAGTCAATCTGAACAAATCAGATGGAGATTATAAAATAGAACTTAAAGAAATCAAACCAATTGGTTGGACTCTAGTTGATGGCGAGAACTCAAAG ATGGTGTCCAAAGAATCCCTGTGGATGAACAATCAAGGTGGTGGGCCATGTCCTGCTGTAACTTTCCTCCTGGAACGAGGATACAATCAGCGATCCCAAGCCATAGGAGGAGTTATTAATTTACTGAAATCTGGAGACAAAAAACCCTTGTGCAGTTTGACATTTGATGATGATTTGGCGTTGGCTTGA
- the LOC144435409 gene encoding uncharacterized protein LOC144435409, whose protein sequence is MIQPYHRYLTLTLTFILLMDYCIHDPAHAIIMSMSSIEMIPLSGNHTASPLTMNTELQSIIICALCRPSNSLDGGNCYNPEKEMCCDGIIYDIQLIPNAKCCGDRAYNPIDESCCVDRNLHGRRAGRVQSYLYNPASEVCCIDTKGNVTIHYVETTDGKDFQCCDGVVYDTEDSLCCDKLVHKVTKSNQCCGRHAIDVKSHICCDGRVYRLRNGGTDCCGNRVFNPMIQRCCGGVLYPLKGQEINADPCSDAFRTDEHVLSCGNITFNSSYEICCAGYSYNADTHICCNHTVIEVSGVEGSNGLSSRCCGTESIQVYNPETQMCCFDRVHRRSEAGCSALLKAIKNWYVSQEGKDREGCGTTPVNACRSIDYAMAFLEWGDSLFIDGRGSEDEPYEITCTTDKYSNGMVGLLFNISVSIIGYNSQVYLVGSADNCKLLTFNGAGMTKLKEPMLVTLKSLTIAHTTAAMSEGVITVCNAALSVLSCIFMNNKNGYSLIFNLDDKIDDVEYRLLVNDSIFVNNSGAVMIGMPLTNEVGGCVDITLKDCRFQLNSPNGALVIQDIGTIDLFCHADNVTFKENQRASGGAVNIKSIGSDGYIGTTEVSLIGMEDRKCLYADDGYPPSNDIVSKNDLSNTSIVGAPVYRDFANFSSIILSFSFISVQFIANSAKGMGGGLYANLPQSTVLTFADVLFEDNLATDQTGRGGATFINGGYVRLLSSRIINNIAPFLAGSWYNDYSTYYFEIKDTVFRNKFSSVSTRTGELLFSDSQGPVVISNSTFEVDTTAFQDITVLFHEAEGNFTLDLSSSVSCSIGYNLTIVDTFYLGTHNVSFICKPCPAKTYSFEKAYSHGTENVQGVNCLPCPVMGNCDHTNVVPRPNNWGFRVDGTPVKVGFASCPSGRCCTSQDQDHCLHFDSCPHNRSGTLCSECRPGHVSVLGSTLCIEQENCPDYSEAIMITFLISFTTLFLIFLLFKVILSKKVFHGLSRFSLRQQPSGKCVPLENVVKNSPTQYEVDDSVKIEHMSKESKSRQPTTGLSWEKSDDYVKIIFFFYQAADLVIFDRSSDPSSYREGLENFVVKLFNFQVVPPFTVTCIRDTEDIWPLTSSTVFTNGRFFINLWILLIFPYFASRATDKASQLCCKRSFKVSVITFHCSTYLARASVQLYLLGYVVIARGAFIRLDCTQINNHTNLTYFGSVSCDQWWSHGVLLYAVTGVLPFCVVVLVGSYLLEKNVVGVTQFLCACIFPLPFVLISWPILVMRLVYKKRKHIKRPRFMEAETGGKDYSFIALEVLQGPFKTDKRRYWEVILIGSRLAMVLCHFGIADILFRSLLLVLVCAIIAVIHTVAQPFTSTTANRTKMMSLILLVLIAGLNALDVLSHSYVTSFAEPEGTLEWILEWVEFVFIMLPITVLFACVIFSLFLTCWSCKKNTKHGKVISSQNERERLLEDELQDTPESPHSAKKIRFHQSTTNDGSEKGPSLSPRKTSPSVLIDSGYQSESTAGPIHCQEDAGQANPTVCVLDTDDYPHNSVDFCDAPVLLENALHVEEACTGAANNIDVLVDVHDQSKRNHGKFCSEVNSPNDCFAVYNWRDDQAYIIACLDQFHDILGGLPDPSLLSSTNFTTNIFAAGEFNNEGGHLTIEQAGVNLFIPPGALSESDGPKRLFICVSPVDREYPRLNANQTALTPVIRCGPHGLKFQKHVLLSIKHCLEPSEVSEKLKLLASDADMSQPMKWYNASDTGKVLCICQGNDTISFSNVLSTFTVVCNVTSMKFRVGGFITHVSQRSSKLRIRLWRATAADTELVNVKESSLHGKKVGSDSECVLSKNGKGLHIKLNKLCKNWKLLDDSLKVISSELIWQQSHSTGPSVVITYLVESRNVDQRAAPLSANITVTDDTETSEITRFDLSE, encoded by the exons ATGATTCAGCCGTATCATCGATATTTGACATTGACGTTGACGTTCATTCTTCTAATGGATTATTGCATCCATG ACCCCGCTCATGCAATAATAATGTCGATGTCTTCAATTGAGATGATACCGCTGAGTGGCAACCACACTGCATCCCCTCTGACGATGAATACCGAACTTCAGTCGATTATTATATGTGCACTTTGTAGACCGTCGAACTCTCTGGATGGTGGGAACTGTTATAACCCAGAAAAAGAAATGTGTTGTGATGGTATAATTTATGACATACAACTTATCCCTAATGCCAAATGCT GTGGTGATAGGGCGTACAATCCAATTGACGAGTCCTGTTGTGTTGACCGAAATCTTCACGGACGTCGGGCCGGACGCGTACAATCTTACTTGTACAACCCAGCGTCTGAGGTCTGTTGTATTGACACCAAGGGAAACGTTACCATTCACTACGTTGAGACAACAGACGGGAAAGATTTCCAATGCTGTGATGGAGTTGTGTATGATACAGAGGATAGTCTTTGTTGTGACaag CTGGTACATAAAGTGACAAAGTCAAATCAGTGTTGTGGAAGACACGCCATCGACGTGAAATCTCATATCTGCTGTGATGGCCGAGTGTATCGACTCAGAAATGGAGGGACAGACTGCTGTGGGAATAGGGTTTTCAATCCAATGATTCAACGTTGCTGTGGCGGTGTGTTGTATCCACTTAAAG GTCAGGAAATAAATGCCGATCCTTGCTCGGATGCATTTCGCACGGACGAACATGTTTTATCTTGTGGTAATATCACATTCAATTCATCCTATGAAATCTGTTGTGCAGGGTATAGTTACAATGCAGATACCCACATTTGTTGCAACCACACCGTCATCGAAGTATCGGGAGTGGAAGGAAGCAATGGATTAAGCAGTCGATGTTGTGGTACTGAGAGCATACAAGTGTACAACCCTGAGACACAGATGTGTTGTTTTGATAGAGTTCATCGTCGAAGTGAAGCTG GTTGTTCAGCACTATTGAAGGCTATCAAGAATTGGTACGTATCCCAGGAAGGAAAAGACCGGGAAGGATGCGGAACAACTCCAGTCAATGCATGTCGATCAATAGACTATGCAATGGCGTTTTTGGAATGGGGAGATAGCCTATTTATCGATGGACGAGGTAGTGAAGATGAACCATATGAAATCACGTGTACAACTGATAAGTACAGCAATGGAATGGTCGGACTCTTATTCAATATTTCAGTTTCAATTATAGGGTACAATTCACAAGTATACCTTGTTGGGAGTGCAGACAACTGCAAACTTCTAACATTCAATGGAGCTGGAATGACTAAACTAAAGGAACCGATGCTCGTGACATTAAAGTCCTTGACAATTGCACATACCACGGCTGCAATGTCAGAAGGTGTTATTACAGTATGTAATGCTGCTCTATCAGTACTCAGCTGCATTTTTATGAACAATAAAAACGGCTATTCATTGATTTTTAATCTGGATGACAAAATTGATGATGTGGAGTATCGACTATTGGTCAATGATAGTATATTTGTTAACAATAGCGGTGCAGTCATGATCGGAATGCCCCTCACAAACGAGGTTGGAGGATGTGTCGATATAACTCTAAAAGACTGTCGGTTTCAGCTGAATTCACCTAATGGAGCACTTGTGATACAAGACATTGGAACAATTGACTTATTTTGTCATGCTGACAATGTTACCTTTAAAGAAAATCAACGTGCATCTGGAGGCGCTGTGAACATAAAATCTATTGGAAGTGATGGCTACATTGGAACGACAGAAGTCTCTTTAATAGGAATGGAAGACAGAAAATGTTTGTATGCTGACGATGGGTATCCCCCTTCAAATGACATAGTTTCAAAAAATGACCTTTCCAACACCAGTATAGTAGGAGCACCAGTATACAGAGACTTTGCAAATTTTTCTTCAATTATCCTCTCCTTCTCGTTCATTAGTGTACAATTCATTGCCAACTCAGCAAAGGGAATGGGTGGAGGATTGTATGCTAACTTACCACAATCAACTGTCCTCACATTTGCCGATGTACTTTTTGAAGACAATTTGGCAACGGATCAAACAGGCAGAGGTGGTGCTACGTTTATCAATGGTGGATATGTTAGACTCCTCTCTAGTCGAATCATCAACAACATCGCCCCATTCCTAGCTGGATCCTGGTACAATGATTATTCAACATACTATTTTGAGATCAAGGATACTGTTTTCAGGAATAAGTTTTCATCAGTTTCAACACGCACTGGGGAACTTCTTTTTTCTGACAGCCAAGGGCCGGTAGTTATTTCCAATTCAACATTCGAAGTGGACACAACAGCCTTCCAGGACATTACAGTATTATTTCATGAAGCAGAGGGCAACTTTACACTTGACCTTAGCTCGTCTGTTTCATGTTCAATAGGTTATAATCTAACGATAGTTGACACGTTTTACTTAGGGACACATAACGTATCATTCATATGCAAACCATGCCCAGCGAAAACATACAGCTTTGAGAAGGCTTACAGCCATGGAACGGAAAATGTTCAAGGAGTGAATTGTTTACCTTGTCCAGTTATGGGCAATTGTGATCATACTAATGTGGTGCCTAGACCAAACAATTGGGGTTTTAGAGTTGACGGGACACCAGTCAAAGTAGGTTTTGCATCCTGTCCAAGCGGGCGTTGCTGTACTAGCCAAGATCAAGAccattgtttacattttgattCCTGTCCACACAACCGTTCAGGCACACTCTGTTCAGAATGCAGACCAGGTCATGTCAGTGTCCTTGGCTCCACTCTTTGTATAGAACAAGAAAACTGCCCAGATTACTCCGAAGCTATCAtgataacatttttaatttcgTTCACTACACTATTCTTGATATTCCTCCTTTTCAAAGTGATATTGTCGAAGAAAGTTTTCCATGGATTAAGTAGATTTTCTCTTCGACAACAGCCGTCAGGTAAATGTGTGCCTCTTGAGAATGTTGTTAAAAACTCGCCAACACAATATGAAGTAGACGACTCTGTGAAGATAGAACACATGTCTAAAGAATCAAAGTCAAGGCAACCGACTACTGGTCTGTCCTGGGAGAAGTCCGATGATTATGTAAagataatatttttcttttatcaGGCAGCAGATTTGGTCATTTTTGACAGAAGTTCTGATCCCTCTTCCTATCGTGAAGGCCTTGAAAACTTTGTAGTCAAGCTGTTTAATTTCCAAGTCGTACCACCTTTCACAGTGACTTGCATCAGAGATACAGAAGACATATGGCCTCTAACAAGTAGTACAGTGTTCACAAATGGTAGATTCTTTATCAATCTATGGATACTGTTGATTTTCCCGTATTTTGCATCAAGGGCCACAGACAAAGCTAGTCAATTATGTTGTAAACGGTCATTCAAAGTTAGTGTGATAACCTTTCATTGTTCAACTTACCTAGCTCGTGCTTCTGTACAACTCTACCTGCTAGGTTATGTGGTTATTGCCAGAGGTGCTTTCATTAGGCTTGATTGCACCCAGATTAACAATCATACGAATCTAACATACTTTGGCAGTGTTTCCTGTGATCAGTGGTGGAGTCATGGGGTTCTATTGTATGCTGTCACTGGAGTGCTACCATTTTGTGTAGTTGTTTTAGTTGGATCttatttgttagaaaaaaaCGTAGTCGGTGTTACCCAGTTTTTGTGTGCATGTATTTTTCCCCTTCCGTTTGTTCTAATATCATGGCCTATTTTGGTGATGAGGCTGGTTTACAAGAAACGAAAGCATATTAAGAGACCTCGGTTCATGGAGGCAGAAACCGGAGGTAAAGACTACAGTTTCATAGCCCTCGAAGTTCTTCAAGGTCCTTTCAAGACAGACAAGCGCAGATATTGGGAGGTAATCTTAATTGGGAGTCGTCTTGCAATGGTTCTATGTCATTTTGGCATCGCTGATATTCTTTTCCGTTCGCTGCTGCTAGTCTTGGTGTGTGCAATTATCGCTGTAATACATACAGTAGCCCAACCTTTCACCAGCACGACTGCTAATCGTACCAAGATGATGTCATTGATATTATTGGTCTTAATTGCAGGCCTCAATGCCTTAGATGTTCTATCTCATTCATATGTGACGTCATTTGCTGAACCGGAGGGTACCTTAGAATGGATTCTTGAATGGGTAGAGTTTGTGTTCATTATGTTACCTATAACAGTGCTTTTTGCATGTGTCATTTTTTCACTTTTCCTAACTTGCTGGTCTTGTAAGAAAAATACTAAACATGGAAAGGTTATATCATCACAAAACGAGAGGGAGCGACTCCTTGAAGACGAGTTACAAGATACTCCTGAATCTCCACATTCAGCGAAGAAAATCCGATTCCATCAAAGCACTACTAATGATGGCTCTGAAAAGGGACCAAGTCTGTCACCTCGAAAGACCTCACCCTCTGTGTTAATTGACAGTGGATATCAGTCTGAGTCGACAGCTGGGCCAATTCATTGCCAGGAAGATGCAGGACAGGCGAATCCGACCGTTTGTGTACTAGACACAGATGATTATCCTCACAACAGTGTGGACTTCTGTGACGCCCCCGTTCTTCTTGAAAATGCATTACATGTGGAAGAAGCGTGCACAGGAGCCGCCAACAACATTGATGTATTAGTAGATGTTCACGATCAAAGTAAACGTAATCATGGGAAATTTTGTAGTGAAGTGAACTCTCCAAATGATTGCTTTGCAGTTTACAACTGGAGGGACGACCAAGCATATATCATTGCATGCTTGGATCAGTTTCATGATATTCTTGGTGGTTTACCAGACCCATCTTTGCTCTCGTCCACCAATTTCACAACCAACATATTCGCTGCTGGTGAATTCAATAATGAGGGTGGTCATCTGACCATTGAGCAAGCTGGGGTCAATCTTTTCATTCCACCTGGAGCCCTGTCAGAATCCGATGGCCCCAAGAGATTATTCATCTGTGTTTCACCTGTTGATCGTGAATATCCAAGATTAAATGCAAACCAAACAGCTTTAACTCCTGTCATAAGATGTGGCCCCCATGGTCTTAAGTTTCAGAAACACGTGCTTCTGTCTATCAAACATTGTTTGGAACCATCTGAGGTCAGTGAGAAGCTGAAGCTCTTGGCGAGTGATGCTGATATGAGTCAACCAATGAAATGGTACAATGCCAGTGACACCGGCAAAGTTCTGTGTATCTGCCAAGGTAACGATACCATTTCTTTCAGCAATGTACTGAGCACCTTCACCGTAGTGTGCAACGTCACAAGTATGAAGTTCCGAGTGGGTGGTTTTATTACGCATGTCAGTCAAAGGTCAAGTAAGCTGAGGATCAGACTATGGAGAGCAACGGCAGCAGATACAGAG CTTGTGAATGTAAAGGAATCATCTTTGCATGGCAAGAAAGTCGGTAGTGACAGCGAATGTGTTCTATCCAAAAATGGAAAGGGTCTGCACATAAAGCTAAATAAACTGTGCAAGAACTGGAAGTTGTTGGATGATTCGCTCAAG GTTATCTCAAGTGAACTCATATGGCAGCAGTCACACAGCACTGGTCCATCAGTTGTCATCACTTATCTTGTCGAATCACGAAATGTCGATCAACGTGCTGCCCCTTTGAGCGCAAACATAACAGTTACTGACGACACAGAAACTTCTGAAATAACGCGTTTTGATTTAAGTGAATAg